The Lysobacter gummosus genome includes a region encoding these proteins:
- the dprA gene encoding DNA-processing protein DprA, with amino-acid sequence MNQTAAAAPDPIATLLLLAAGGSSAARRGLLEQHGSAAAALAAGARAWTAAELSPPQIARLRAPADAAAWAAAGWPGDTGERLLAWLGDSNHHLIEWTSPDYPALLRRAPNPPLALFVAGEPGLLWHPAVAVVGSRSPTPGGQDNAADFARALARSGLAVASGLAAGIDAAAHRAALDAGGLTVAVLGTGPDLAYPRRHGELLQRIAADGAVVSEYPPGTPARPEHFPSRNRILAGLSLGTLVIEAAERSGALITARLASECGREVFAVPGSIHNPLARGCHRLIREGAGLVESASEVVAALAPMAAELADGLRRRLAAPINLGHALVTHGDHDGSSPVSGAAEPSDFADPDYQSLWNALGHDPTGMDQLVERTGLTTAELSSMLLVMELEGLVAAQHGRYFRNR; translated from the coding sequence ATGAACCAGACCGCTGCCGCCGCCCCAGACCCCATCGCCACGTTGCTACTGCTCGCCGCGGGCGGCTCCAGCGCGGCCCGGCGCGGCTTGCTGGAGCAGCACGGCAGCGCCGCCGCCGCGCTCGCCGCCGGTGCCCGCGCCTGGACCGCGGCGGAGCTGTCGCCACCGCAGATCGCGCGGCTGCGCGCGCCCGCCGACGCGGCGGCCTGGGCCGCGGCCGGCTGGCCCGGCGACACCGGCGAACGGCTGCTGGCGTGGCTGGGCGATAGCAACCATCACCTGATCGAATGGACCAGCCCGGATTACCCGGCGCTGCTGCGACGCGCGCCCAATCCGCCGCTGGCCCTGTTCGTGGCCGGCGAGCCGGGACTGCTGTGGCATCCGGCGGTGGCGGTGGTCGGCAGCCGTTCTCCGACCCCGGGCGGCCAGGACAACGCCGCCGACTTCGCCCGCGCGCTGGCGCGCTCGGGCCTGGCTGTGGCCAGCGGCCTCGCCGCCGGCATCGATGCCGCCGCCCATCGCGCCGCCCTGGACGCCGGCGGCCTGACCGTCGCCGTCCTCGGCACCGGGCCGGACCTGGCCTACCCGCGCCGCCACGGCGAGCTGCTGCAGCGCATCGCCGCCGACGGCGCCGTGGTCAGCGAGTACCCGCCCGGCACCCCGGCCCGGCCGGAACACTTCCCCAGCCGCAACCGCATCCTCGCCGGCCTGAGCCTGGGCACCCTGGTGATCGAAGCGGCCGAGCGCTCCGGCGCGCTGATCACCGCGCGCCTGGCCAGCGAATGCGGGCGCGAGGTGTTCGCCGTGCCCGGCTCGATCCACAACCCGCTGGCGCGCGGCTGCCACCGGCTGATCCGCGAAGGCGCCGGCCTGGTAGAAAGCGCCTCGGAAGTCGTGGCCGCGCTGGCACCGATGGCGGCCGAGTTGGCCGACGGCTTGCGTCGCCGTCTGGCCGCCCCCATTAACCTCGGCCACGCGCTGGTCACACACGGCGATCACGATGGCTCCAGCCCCGTCTCAGGAGCTGCCGAGCCTTCAGATTTCGCCGACCCCGACTACCAGTCCTTGTGGAACGCGCTGGGCCACGACCCTACCGGTATGGATCAACTCGTCGAACGTACTGGATTGACGACTGCGGAACTGTCCTCCATGCTGCTGGTCATGGAGCTTGAGGGTCTCGTCGCGGCGCAGCACGGCCGTTACTTCCGTAACCGCTGA
- a CDS encoding DUF494 family protein, whose translation MKESILDVLLYLFEHYFTDDADLVRDRDSLRSGPLFDELGQAGFSPAEINKAIEWLDALAQQRPSVSAPRVGGPTRIYFGPELDKLDVECRGFLLFLEQHGILDADQRELVLDRAMALDQEELDLDDLKWVVLMVLFNQPGSEAAYAWMETQMFEDEPEPVH comes from the coding sequence ATGAAAGAGAGCATCCTGGACGTCCTGCTGTACCTGTTCGAGCATTACTTCACTGACGATGCGGACCTTGTCCGCGACCGCGATTCGCTCCGCAGCGGCCCCCTGTTCGATGAACTGGGCCAGGCCGGTTTCAGTCCCGCCGAGATCAACAAAGCCATCGAATGGCTGGATGCGCTGGCTCAGCAACGGCCCAGCGTCAGTGCTCCGCGCGTGGGCGGCCCGACCCGGATCTACTTCGGCCCGGAACTCGACAAGCTCGATGTCGAATGCCGCGGCTTCCTATTGTTCCTGGAACAACACGGCATCCTCGACGCCGATCAGCGCGAACTCGTGCTCGACCGGGCGATGGCGCTGGACCAGGAAGAGCTGGACCTGGACGACCTCAAATGGGTCGTGCTGATGGTGCTGTTCAACCAGCCCGGCTCCGAGGCGGCCTACGCCTGGATGGAAACGCAGATGTTCGAGGACGAGCCCGAGCCGGTGCACTGA